In Leucobacter sp. CX169, a single genomic region encodes these proteins:
- the def gene encoding peptide deformylase produces MAVREIRTFGDPVLRTPCSTIEVIDDGVRALVTDLLDTVAFDGRAGLAATQIGHTVRAFSLNIDGEISYVLNPEIVALEGEPEPTGEGCLSVPELWFSVDRYPRATVRGIDLDGNEVVISGEGLMAQALQHECDHLEGKLYLNRLDRESRGEAMRQIRSSTWF; encoded by the coding sequence GTGGCGGTTCGCGAAATTCGGACGTTCGGTGATCCCGTGCTGCGCACGCCGTGCAGCACGATCGAAGTGATCGACGACGGCGTGCGCGCGCTGGTGACCGATTTGCTCGACACGGTCGCGTTTGACGGGCGGGCCGGCCTCGCGGCCACCCAGATCGGCCACACCGTGCGGGCGTTCAGCCTGAACATCGACGGCGAGATCAGCTACGTGCTCAATCCCGAGATTGTGGCGCTCGAGGGCGAGCCCGAGCCGACGGGCGAGGGCTGCCTGTCCGTGCCCGAGCTGTGGTTCTCGGTTGACCGCTACCCGCGCGCCACTGTCCGCGGCATCGACCTCGACGGCAACGAAGTGGTGATCTCGGGCGAGGGCCTGATGGCGCAGGCGCTCCAGCACGAGTGCGACCACCTCGAGGGGAAGCTCTACCTGAATCGCCTGGACCGGGAGAGTCGCGGCGAGGCGATGCGGCAGATCCGTTCGTCCACCTGGTTCTAG
- a CDS encoding sensor histidine kinase — MQAEDQSLRRLERDIHDGPQQRLVRLQMDLASAERSLERDPEAARALLGEARGQAHDTLEELRALSRGFAPPILQDRGLVAGLESLAARSPIPVEFVRDLSPELVLAPEVERSAYFVAAELLTNVAKHSGADGIRLELSDRSDGRAGRELVLRVEDNGTGGASFEDGHGLRGLADRLGGLLGELSVESPDGGPTRVTARVPLGR; from the coding sequence GTGCAGGCCGAGGACCAGTCGCTGCGACGCCTGGAGCGCGACATCCACGATGGCCCGCAACAGCGCCTCGTGCGCCTGCAGATGGATCTCGCGAGCGCGGAGCGCAGCCTCGAGCGGGACCCCGAGGCGGCCCGTGCATTGCTCGGCGAGGCGCGCGGGCAGGCCCACGACACGCTCGAAGAGCTCCGCGCACTGTCGCGCGGGTTTGCCCCGCCGATTTTGCAGGATCGCGGCCTGGTCGCGGGCCTCGAGTCTCTCGCGGCACGCAGCCCGATCCCGGTCGAGTTCGTGCGGGATCTCTCGCCCGAGCTCGTGCTCGCCCCTGAGGTCGAGCGCAGCGCCTACTTCGTGGCCGCCGAGCTGCTCACGAACGTCGCGAAGCACTCGGGCGCGGACGGGATCCGGCTCGAGCTCTCGGACCGGTCCGACGGCAGGGCGGGGAGAGAGCTCGTGCTGCGGGTCGAGGACAACGGCACCGGAGGTGCTTCGTTTGAGGATGGGCACGGCCTGCGTGGCCTCGCCGACCGCCTGGGAGGCCTGCTCGGTGAGCTCAGCGTGGAGAGCCCAGACGGTGGCCCGACCCGCGTCACCGCGCGAGTGCCGCTAGGGCGCTAG